The following coding sequences lie in one Spirosoma sp. KUDC1026 genomic window:
- a CDS encoding M28 family peptidase, translating to MKKIIVAVSLIALTFACKSKEQQDDTEASQKVTMAAAPAFNADSAYAYIEKQVAFGPRVPNTPAHVQTGNYLVSKLKQFGCEVTEQTFVANTWDGKKLNARNIIGSINPGATKRIVLASHWDSRPHADQDPDAADKNKPVTAANDGASGVGVLLELARTIQAAKDKPDVGIDIVFFDAEDWGSGEKVSGDYEEKSGNQYDYLGFCLGSRYWAKNLHKPGYSAYYGILLDMVGAKGATFAKEGYSMQFAPTVVNNVWQTASQLGYSQFFVDTPGSQIVDDHIAPNTIAKIPMIDIIHTNIGSGGFFPGWHTAEDNMSYIDRSTLKAVGQTVMQVLYNEQ from the coding sequence ATGAAAAAAATAATCGTCGCTGTATCGCTGATCGCGTTGACGTTTGCCTGCAAATCAAAAGAACAACAGGATGATACCGAAGCAAGCCAGAAAGTCACGATGGCTGCTGCGCCCGCTTTCAATGCTGATTCAGCCTATGCGTACATTGAAAAGCAGGTAGCATTCGGCCCACGGGTGCCGAACACACCGGCCCATGTCCAGACGGGTAACTACCTCGTCAGTAAACTAAAGCAATTTGGCTGTGAAGTAACCGAGCAGACGTTCGTGGCCAATACCTGGGACGGTAAGAAACTGAACGCCCGGAACATCATTGGTAGTATTAATCCGGGTGCGACCAAGCGTATCGTACTGGCGTCGCACTGGGATTCGCGTCCGCACGCGGATCAGGACCCCGATGCGGCCGATAAAAACAAGCCTGTAACGGCCGCCAACGACGGGGCCAGCGGTGTTGGTGTGTTGCTCGAACTGGCGCGGACCATTCAGGCCGCTAAAGACAAACCAGACGTTGGGATTGATATTGTTTTCTTTGACGCTGAAGACTGGGGTAGTGGTGAAAAAGTATCAGGTGATTACGAGGAAAAAAGCGGCAATCAATACGATTATTTAGGCTTCTGTCTGGGATCGCGCTACTGGGCCAAAAACCTGCACAAACCTGGTTATTCGGCGTATTACGGTATTTTGCTGGATATGGTCGGCGCAAAAGGTGCAACGTTCGCCAAAGAAGGTTACTCAATGCAGTTTGCCCCAACGGTGGTCAATAATGTCTGGCAAACGGCTAGCCAGCTTGGCTACAGTCAGTTCTTTGTAGATACGCCGGGCAGCCAGATTGTTGACGACCATATAGCCCCGAACACCATCGCCAAAATTCCAATGATCGATATTATTCATACGAACATTGGTTCAGGAGGATTCTTCCCCGGCTGGCACACCGCCGAAGATAACATGAGTTATATTGATCGCAGTACGTTGAAGGCGGTTGGTCAGACGGTAATGCAGGTGTTATATAATGAACAATAG
- a CDS encoding PfkB family carbohydrate kinase: protein MSLLTVGSVAFDALETPFGKTDKIIGGAATYITLSASYFTDENNLVAVVGDDFPQSMINDLQQHGINTDGLEIRKGEKTFFWSGKYHNDMNTRDTVDVQLNVMENFDPIIPESYQGCTYLMLGNTAPAIQRTVIERMTTRPKLIVLDTMNLWIDIANADLMTLLPLVDVLVVNDEEARQLTKEYALVKAAAKIREMGPKTVIIKKGEHGALLFQDKLVFFAPALPLEEVFDPTGAGDTFAGGFIGYLAKTDDISFDNMKRAIIYGSAMASFCVEKFGTERIMNLSQDEIQARVSEFVKLSAFGLQ from the coding sequence ATGAGCTTATTAACTGTTGGCTCCGTCGCCTTCGACGCGCTGGAAACCCCCTTCGGCAAAACCGATAAAATCATTGGTGGTGCTGCTACGTACATTACACTATCAGCGTCGTATTTCACGGATGAAAACAACCTGGTTGCTGTTGTGGGTGATGATTTCCCACAGAGCATGATCAATGATCTTCAGCAGCATGGTATTAATACCGATGGGCTGGAAATTCGGAAGGGCGAAAAAACGTTTTTCTGGTCGGGAAAATACCACAACGACATGAACACCCGCGATACGGTGGATGTGCAGTTGAACGTAATGGAAAATTTCGACCCGATTATTCCGGAGTCGTATCAGGGTTGTACATACCTGATGCTGGGCAACACCGCCCCGGCCATTCAGCGGACGGTTATTGAGCGAATGACTACGCGGCCTAAGCTGATCGTACTCGATACGATGAATCTCTGGATCGATATCGCCAATGCCGATCTGATGACGCTACTGCCGCTGGTTGACGTATTAGTCGTGAACGACGAAGAAGCCCGGCAGCTGACCAAAGAATACGCGCTGGTAAAAGCGGCCGCTAAAATTCGGGAGATGGGGCCTAAGACGGTCATTATCAAAAAAGGTGAACACGGTGCATTATTGTTCCAGGACAAATTGGTATTCTTTGCTCCGGCTCTCCCGCTCGAAGAAGTATTTGATCCGACCGGCGCAGGCGATACGTTTGCGGGTGGTTTTATCGGCTACCTAGCCAAAACAGATGATATTTCCTTCGATAATATGAAACGTGCGATCATTTATGGATCGGCAATGGCGTCCTTCTGTGTAGAAAAGTTCGGTACCGAGCGGATCATGAACCTGAGCCAGGACGAGATCCAGGCGCGGGTTAGTGAGTTCGTGAAGCTATCGGCGTTTGGACTGCAGTAA
- a CDS encoding UDP-N-acetylmuramate--L-alanine ligase, translating into MSQAIHFIAIGGSAMHSLALALQKQGYIVTGSDDVIYDPSRTQLQKHGLLPAELGWFPEKVNQADMVIVGMHARPDNPELLRAQELGLPIYSYPDFIYQQSQQKQRVVITGSHGKTTVTAMILHVMQYHNRLFDFLVGEPVAGLPGTVRLSAGPNGLVAPVVIIEGDDVYSSPIDPTPKFLNYKPHIALINGIAWDHVNLYPTWDAYVEPFEQLAEDMPKAGILIFDESDNMLDVIGQKDRTDITKIPYQAHPSEVVDGQTYLITKKRSGVPSRRIPVSVFGEHNMKNIAGAMAVCDRLGLTEDQFYEAIPSFVGVTQRMEKIAESDRRTILRDAAHAPAKVEAVTEAVRKQYAQQRLLAVVELHTYSSLSKSFLGEYEGTLNPADSAVVYVNSNGHPVEITASDVNEAFAHKNLRVFTDIAELQTYLIDQRSTADVFLLMSSGSFGGIDINELASQLLG; encoded by the coding sequence ATGTCCCAGGCCATCCACTTCATTGCCATTGGCGGTAGTGCTATGCATAGTCTCGCACTGGCGCTTCAGAAACAGGGATATATCGTTACCGGCTCCGACGATGTTATCTACGACCCATCCCGAACCCAGCTGCAGAAGCACGGTCTGCTGCCGGCAGAATTAGGCTGGTTTCCGGAGAAAGTAAATCAGGCCGATATGGTTATTGTCGGCATGCATGCCCGTCCGGATAATCCGGAATTGCTACGGGCGCAGGAACTAGGCTTACCAATTTATTCCTACCCCGATTTCATTTATCAGCAAAGTCAGCAGAAGCAGCGGGTTGTCATTACGGGTAGCCACGGAAAAACAACTGTAACGGCCATGATTCTGCATGTTATGCAGTACCATAATCGTTTGTTCGATTTTCTGGTGGGCGAGCCGGTGGCGGGTTTGCCGGGAACAGTTCGACTATCGGCGGGGCCGAACGGACTGGTTGCGCCCGTTGTCATTATTGAAGGCGACGATGTGTACTCATCGCCGATCGATCCTACGCCTAAGTTCCTGAACTATAAACCCCACATTGCCCTGATCAATGGCATTGCCTGGGACCACGTCAACTTATATCCAACCTGGGATGCGTATGTCGAGCCTTTTGAACAACTGGCTGAAGATATGCCTAAAGCCGGTATCCTGATCTTCGACGAGTCCGACAACATGCTGGATGTTATCGGCCAGAAGGACCGAACTGATATTACGAAAATACCGTATCAGGCACATCCCAGTGAGGTTGTCGACGGGCAGACGTATTTGATTACCAAAAAACGCAGTGGTGTGCCATCCCGCCGGATCCCGGTGTCAGTCTTTGGGGAGCATAACATGAAAAACATTGCCGGGGCAATGGCCGTCTGCGATCGGCTGGGTCTGACCGAGGATCAATTTTACGAAGCCATTCCGTCGTTTGTAGGAGTTACACAGCGAATGGAGAAGATTGCGGAATCAGACAGGCGTACTATTCTGCGGGATGCGGCTCACGCGCCCGCCAAGGTAGAAGCCGTGACGGAAGCCGTTCGGAAGCAGTATGCGCAGCAGCGATTACTGGCCGTTGTGGAACTGCATACGTACAGCAGCCTGAGCAAATCGTTCCTGGGTGAGTACGAAGGTACACTGAACCCAGCCGATAGTGCCGTTGTGTACGTAAACAGCAACGGGCATCCGGTCGAGATTACGGCGTCGGATGTTAACGAAGCGTTTGCGCACAAAAACCTGCGCGTATTCACGGACATAGCCGAACTACAGACCTACCTGATCGACCAGCGTTCAACGGCCGACGTGTTTCTGCTGATGAGTTCCGGCTCGTTTGGAGGTATAGATATTAACGAACTAGCCAGCCAGTTACTCGGCTGA
- the nadD gene encoding nicotinate (nicotinamide) nucleotide adenylyltransferase — protein sequence MKIGLFFGSFNPIHMGHLIIANTMATATDLEQVWFVVSPQNPFKKTKSLLHEFDRYDMVEQAINDNSRLRATNIEFSMPKPSYTIDTLVRLGEKYPQHTFRLIMGEDNLDQFINWKNYDKILDYYGVYVYPRPRSVESSLKAHPAIKLVEAPLLDISATFIRDCIRTNRSIRYMVPDAVEEMITRKKFYL from the coding sequence ATGAAAATCGGTCTGTTTTTTGGGTCATTCAACCCCATTCATATGGGGCATCTTATCATTGCCAACACCATGGCAACAGCAACAGATCTGGAGCAGGTCTGGTTTGTGGTGTCGCCCCAGAACCCATTCAAGAAGACCAAAAGTCTGCTGCACGAATTTGACCGATACGATATGGTGGAGCAGGCTATTAACGATAACAGCCGATTGCGGGCGACTAATATCGAGTTTTCAATGCCTAAACCGAGCTACACGATTGATACGCTGGTACGTTTGGGTGAAAAATACCCCCAGCACACATTCCGGCTTATCATGGGTGAAGACAATCTGGATCAGTTTATTAACTGGAAGAACTATGACAAAATTCTGGACTACTACGGTGTGTACGTTTACCCCAGACCCCGTTCGGTCGAGAGTTCATTGAAAGCCCATCCTGCTATCAAACTGGTCGAAGCGCCCTTACTCGATATCTCAGCTACGTTCATACGCGACTGCATCCGGACCAATCGCTCAATTCGCTACATGGTGCCGGATGCCGTGGAAGAAATGATTACCCGCAAAAAATTCTATCTCTAA
- a CDS encoding arginine decarboxylase — MKTYYDLIDQTFEFPTREFNVENNELMFNNVPLMDIVKQYGTPLKLTYLPKITEHIEHAKLLFRNAMKRYNYKGSYTYCYCTKSSHFRFVLEEALKNNIHLETSSAYDIPILRELYKLGKISKSTYIICNGYKRPLYTQYISELINEGFSNCIPVLDNLKEIEAYENSITADSVNFGIRIATDEEPNFAFYTSRLGIRYSDINELYRTKIQPNEKFKLKMLHFFINTGIKDSAYYWSELSRFMYKYCELRKICPDLDSIDIGGGMPIQTSFQFTYDYQAMIDQIVESIQWICNKNNVPVPHIFTEFGSYTVGESGAVIYKVIDQKLQNDKELWYMIDGSFITQLPDSWGLGQKYIMLSVNNWDNPYQKVNLGGLTCDSHDFYNTEPHSADLYLPIFDQDAEDQYVGLFHTGAYQESLGGYGGIQHCLVPAPQHVIVDKDEHGNLRTRLFAPEQNSEVMLKILGYGDAEPGMTELEATEAAEEREEEAELAKE, encoded by the coding sequence ATGAAGACATACTATGATCTGATTGACCAGACATTCGAATTCCCAACCCGGGAGTTCAATGTGGAAAACAACGAACTGATGTTCAACAATGTCCCGCTGATGGATATTGTCAAGCAGTACGGTACCCCTCTCAAACTCACTTACCTGCCGAAGATTACGGAGCATATCGAGCACGCCAAGCTACTGTTCCGGAATGCTATGAAGCGGTATAATTACAAGGGGTCCTATACGTACTGCTATTGTACGAAGTCGTCGCACTTCCGGTTTGTACTCGAAGAGGCTCTGAAAAATAATATTCATCTGGAAACGTCATCGGCTTATGACATCCCCATTTTGCGGGAGCTGTACAAGCTCGGCAAGATTTCCAAGAGCACCTACATCATCTGCAACGGCTATAAACGGCCGCTCTACACGCAGTACATCAGCGAGTTGATCAATGAAGGTTTTTCGAATTGCATCCCGGTGCTCGATAACCTTAAAGAGATTGAGGCTTACGAAAATAGCATTACGGCCGATTCCGTCAACTTCGGTATCCGTATTGCCACAGACGAAGAACCAAATTTTGCGTTTTACACCTCCCGGTTGGGTATCCGTTACAGCGACATCAATGAACTGTACCGCACTAAAATTCAGCCCAATGAGAAGTTTAAGCTGAAAATGCTGCACTTTTTCATCAATACGGGAATTAAAGATAGTGCCTACTACTGGAGTGAACTGAGTCGCTTCATGTATAAGTACTGCGAACTACGGAAGATCTGCCCGGATCTGGATTCGATCGATATTGGTGGTGGCATGCCTATCCAGACGTCGTTCCAGTTCACCTACGACTACCAGGCCATGATCGACCAGATTGTGGAAAGTATTCAGTGGATCTGCAACAAGAACAACGTGCCAGTACCGCATATTTTCACCGAATTTGGTTCGTATACGGTTGGCGAAAGTGGTGCGGTTATCTACAAAGTAATCGACCAGAAACTCCAGAACGACAAAGAGTTGTGGTACATGATTGACGGCTCATTCATTACGCAGCTCCCCGACTCATGGGGCCTGGGCCAGAAATACATCATGCTGTCGGTTAATAACTGGGATAATCCATACCAGAAAGTGAACCTGGGCGGCCTCACCTGCGACTCGCACGATTTCTATAACACCGAGCCGCACAGTGCTGATTTATACCTGCCTATTTTCGATCAGGACGCCGAGGATCAGTACGTAGGTTTGTTCCATACGGGTGCCTATCAGGAATCGCTGGGTGGCTATGGTGGTATTCAGCACTGCCTGGTACCTGCCCCCCAGCACGTCATCGTCGACAAGGATGAACACGGCAACCTGCGTACGCGCCTGTTTGCGCCGGAGCAAAACAGCGAGGTAATGCTGAAGATTCTGGGCTATGGTGATGCAGAGCCCGGCATGACCGAACTGGAAGCAACAGAAGCCGCTGAAGAACGCGAGGAAGAAGCCGAACTGGCCAAGGAATAA
- the cysS gene encoding cysteine--tRNA ligase, giving the protein MQPLHVYNTLTRKKELFEPLNAPYVGMYVCGPTVYNYVHLGNVRTFLTFDTLYRYLTFIGYKVRYVRNLTDVGHLVGDGDEGEDKIGRMAKLEKVEPMEIVQRFTNDFHTVMAQFNTFPPSIEPTATGHMVEQIEAVQELIEKGLAYESNGSVYFDIETYNKKGGNYGKLSGRILDDLMNETRELDGQSEKRSPLDFALWKRAAPEHLMRWKAPWSDGFPGWHLECTCMSTKYLGKQFDIHGGGMDLKFPHHECEIAQGDGLTGKDPARYWMHSNMLTVNGQKMSKSLGNSFLPAELFAGNHKLLDQPYSPMTVRFFMLQSHYRSTLDFSNDALKAAQKGYRRLANGLRVIKLMAYDGSADVAPDEKKQQDIRQAVQSFYEAMNDDLNTAVAIAQLFTLLKYVNMLYLNQLSASALGEEIFTLLKDSFTTFMEDVLGLKEEGADNQPVLEGLLTLYREYKEQRQYDKVDQIRSYFKAQGLAIKDMKHQIDWAYEE; this is encoded by the coding sequence ATGCAACCACTTCACGTATACAATACGCTTACCCGCAAAAAGGAACTGTTTGAACCCCTCAACGCGCCCTACGTTGGGATGTACGTGTGCGGTCCGACGGTATATAATTACGTTCACCTGGGCAACGTTCGGACGTTTCTGACCTTCGATACGCTCTATCGGTATCTGACGTTCATTGGCTACAAAGTTCGTTACGTTCGTAACCTGACCGACGTGGGTCACCTGGTGGGTGACGGTGACGAGGGCGAGGACAAAATTGGACGGATGGCGAAGCTGGAAAAAGTGGAGCCGATGGAAATCGTACAGCGCTTCACAAATGATTTCCACACCGTGATGGCGCAGTTCAATACCTTTCCGCCCAGTATCGAACCGACGGCTACTGGCCACATGGTCGAGCAGATCGAAGCGGTGCAGGAGCTGATTGAGAAGGGACTTGCCTACGAGTCGAACGGTTCGGTTTATTTCGATATTGAAACCTACAATAAAAAGGGCGGTAACTACGGCAAACTGTCGGGCCGGATTCTGGACGATCTGATGAACGAAACCCGCGAACTCGACGGGCAGTCGGAGAAACGTAGTCCGCTCGATTTCGCCCTCTGGAAACGGGCTGCTCCTGAGCATCTGATGCGCTGGAAAGCGCCCTGGAGCGACGGGTTTCCCGGCTGGCACCTGGAATGTACCTGCATGAGTACGAAGTACCTGGGTAAACAGTTTGACATTCACGGTGGGGGTATGGACCTGAAGTTCCCGCATCACGAGTGCGAAATTGCGCAGGGCGATGGACTGACCGGGAAAGACCCCGCCCGGTACTGGATGCACTCGAACATGCTGACCGTGAACGGGCAGAAAATGTCGAAGTCGCTGGGTAACTCGTTCCTGCCCGCCGAGTTGTTTGCGGGTAACCACAAACTGCTCGATCAGCCGTATAGTCCCATGACAGTACGGTTTTTCATGCTGCAATCACATTACCGCAGCACGCTCGATTTCTCAAACGATGCCCTGAAAGCAGCTCAGAAAGGTTACCGGCGCCTGGCGAATGGGTTGCGCGTGATCAAATTGATGGCGTATGATGGTTCTGCCGACGTAGCGCCCGATGAGAAGAAACAGCAGGACATTCGGCAGGCGGTACAGTCGTTCTACGAAGCCATGAACGACGATCTGAACACGGCCGTCGCCATCGCGCAGTTGTTTACCTTACTGAAGTACGTAAACATGCTCTATCTGAACCAGCTGTCGGCGTCGGCGCTTGGCGAGGAGATCTTTACGCTGCTCAAAGATTCCTTTACGACGTTCATGGAAGACGTGCTTGGACTAAAAGAGGAAGGTGCTGATAATCAGCCGGTGCTGGAAGGGCTGCTGACGCTGTACCGGGAGTATAAAGAGCAGCGTCAATATGATAAAGTCGATCAGATTCGTTCGTATTTCAAAGCACAGGGGCTGGCCATCAAAGACATGAAACACCAGATTGACTGGGCCTACGAAGAATAA
- a CDS encoding TIGR00730 family Rossman fold protein: MATQSLVVYCASSVGVNPVYNQVATELGEKMAARNIRLIYGGGGFGLMGNVADGVLQNGGEVTGVIPNFLADLEVAHKTLTEIHFVETMHERKYKMVQLARGVIALPGGYGTLDELFEILAWRQLKIYDGPVAIINTNGFYDLMLQQLDRMVADGFLKAENRELLLVAESVDQVLEQIADFWESAY, encoded by the coding sequence GTGGCAACTCAAAGTCTTGTGGTGTACTGCGCGTCCAGCGTGGGCGTCAATCCAGTTTATAACCAGGTCGCGACTGAACTGGGCGAAAAAATGGCCGCCCGGAACATCCGGCTGATCTACGGCGGAGGTGGTTTTGGTCTAATGGGAAACGTTGCCGACGGCGTTCTGCAAAATGGTGGGGAGGTAACGGGCGTTATTCCTAACTTCCTGGCCGATCTCGAAGTGGCGCACAAAACGCTCACGGAGATTCACTTTGTGGAGACTATGCACGAACGGAAATACAAAATGGTGCAGCTGGCGCGGGGCGTGATTGCCCTGCCCGGCGGCTACGGCACGCTCGATGAACTGTTCGAAATTCTGGCCTGGCGGCAATTGAAAATCTACGACGGACCGGTCGCGATCATTAATACGAATGGTTTCTACGACCTGATGCTTCAGCAATTAGACCGTATGGTAGCCGATGGTTTTCTCAAAGCCGAAAACCGGGAGCTACTGCTGGTAGCTGAGTCGGTTGATCAAGTACTGGAACAGATCGCTGATTTCTGGGAAAGCGCGTATTAA